In one window of Gossypium hirsutum isolate 1008001.06 chromosome A01, Gossypium_hirsutum_v2.1, whole genome shotgun sequence DNA:
- the LOC107934781 gene encoding uncharacterized protein: protein MMEASPSTGPPASTDAPATTDPPTTTDPPTSTEPPAGDVENVPEKIKDAKVAGPAFHCDLCDAELLFKITQALLPGLATACVDNTTGGVFRSPGSVAADLRKEMVEYLTQRTETYVAESVVLEGGPQAEAYDNPYDIIAFLIDEFAVSKRNLFSRVSALLLSERREDRIDDFAQQMEINGFWPVDKREAIVQTLLKNVDVKNEYHCSMKFETAEELSLHMPTCSFRVMTCDNEGCDDRFSANKSEKHDSTCPFKIIPCEQKCPDFIMRRDMDRHCITVCPMKLVNCPFFSVGCKAAVPHCKIDEHQSEELHYHILYILQGFHKGASEEVLKERVDQIEEMSAGRLAGAKNVRSLTSKVKDLDARLPPVVIETKKNEEETSETEAKPESVEASGTNEDAEKAAGTKEATNSEAAPASEATSSSKDSKEAKNTETENSEAKPPSQESPPLKKESEEASKNEVEVPEANPASQEVPPSKKDSEEACKTEIKDSEAKPPSQEVEPVKKDSEQALKTVVKDSETMAQSSEDSTTNKDTEEAATTENSVKGSEISANED from the exons ATGATGGAg GCATCGCCAAGTACGGGTCCTCCTGCAAGTACAGATGCACCTGCAACTACGGATCCACCTACAACAACTGATCCGCCTACAAGTACAGAGCCACCTGCAGGTGATGTAGAAAATGTACCTGAAAAGATCAAAGATGCAAAAGTGGCAGGTCCTGCATTTCACTGTGATCTTTGTGATGCAGAACTGCTTTTCAAGATAACTCAAGCACTCCTCCCAGGGTTAGCAACGGCTTGTGTTGACAATACAACCGGTGGTGTTTTCAGGTCCCCGGGTTCAGTAGCTGCAGACTTAAGAAAAGAAATGGTGGAGTATCTTACACAAAGAACTGAAACTTATGTGGCTGAATCTGTTGTCTTGGAAGGTGGTCCACAGGCAGAAGCATACGACAATCCTTACGATATCATTGCTTTTCTTATTGACGAGTTTGCAGTTTCGAAGAGGAATTTGTTTAGTCGAGTTTCAGCATTGCTGCTAAGCGAGAGGAGAGAAGACAGAATTGATGATTTTGCTCAACAGATGGAAATTAATGGGTTTTGGCCGGTTGACAAGAGAGAAGCCATTGTACAAACGTTGCTGAAAAATGTCGATGTTAAGAATGAATATCACTGTAGCATGAAATTCGAGACTGCAGAAGAACTTTCTCTGCATATGCCAACTTGCAGCTTTAGGGTAATGACTTGTGACAATGAAGGGTGCGACGATAGATTTTCGGCTAATAAATCAGAGAAGCACGATTCCACTTGCCCTTTCAAGATAATTCCATGTGAACAAAAGTGCCCAGATTTCATCATGAGACGTGATATGGACAGACACTGCATAACCGTCTGTCCTATGAAGCTCGTAAACTGCCCTTTCTTTTCAGTGGGATGCAAAGCAGCCGTACCCCATTGTAAGATCGATGAACATCAATCTGAAGAACTCCATTATCACATTCTTTATATTCTTCAAGGCTTTCACAAGGGAGCATCTGAGGAGGTTTTAAAAGAACGGGTAGATCAAATAGAAGAG ATGTCTGCTGGTAGGCTAGCAGGCGCCAAAAATGTGCGATCTCTGACATCAAAAGTCAAGGATCTCGATGCACGGCTCCCACCTGTGGTAATTGAgacaaagaaaaatgaagaagaaacttCAGAGACAGAAGCAAAGCCTGAATCTGTGGAAGCTAGTGGCACAAATGAGGATGCTGAAAAAGCTGCAGGAACTAAAGAAGCCACAAACTCTGAAGCAGCGCCTGCATCAGAAGCTACTTCCTCGAGCAAAGATAGTAAAGAAGCTAAAAATACTGAAACCGAAAATTCCGAAGCAAAGCCGCCGTCACAAGAGTCCCCACCTTTAAAGAAAGAGAGTGAAGAAGCTTCCAAAAATGAAGTCGAAGTTCCTGAAGCCAACCCAGCTTCACAAGAAGTTCCACCATCGAAGAAAGATAGTGAAGAAGCTTGCAAAACTGAAATCAAAGATTCTGAAGCAAAGCCACCATCACAAGAAGTTGAACCAGTAAAGAAAGATAGTGAACAAGCTTTGAAAACTGTTGTCAAGGACTCAGAAACTATGGCGCAGTCTTCCGAAGATTCTACAACAAACAAAGATACCGAAGAAGCGGCAACAACAGAGAATTCGGTCAAGGGTTCGGAAATTAGCGCTAATGAAGATTGA